A genomic stretch from Haloferax sp. Atlit-12N includes:
- a CDS encoding carbon-nitrogen hydrolase family protein, whose product MTGPTIAVPQRAAFDLDPARNEADVRARAADLSESVDIALFSEYALTGFVADNRAFSGAISRARATDFLASVAAENEFDVLAGYLERDGEALYNAAAYVRPDGSATVYRKRHLWGGESEVVTPGDELVVADTPAGRTGILTCYDLNFVGDSAALTDERIDALFIVGAWPAAHSTNWRLLCRARALDGVRWLVGANRTGSGSVSGTAGTEYAGRSLVVRPDGVVAAALNRGERDLVWTLDRDLLAEQRAFVGSVE is encoded by the coding sequence GTGACCGGTCCAACCATCGCCGTGCCGCAGCGCGCGGCGTTCGACCTCGACCCGGCGCGAAACGAGGCAGACGTGCGCGCCCGCGCCGCCGACCTCTCCGAGTCGGTCGATATCGCGCTGTTCTCCGAGTACGCGCTCACGGGCTTCGTCGCCGACAACCGCGCCTTCAGCGGCGCAATCTCTCGGGCGCGCGCGACTGACTTCCTCGCCTCCGTCGCCGCGGAAAACGAGTTCGACGTGCTCGCGGGCTACCTCGAACGCGACGGCGAGGCGCTCTACAACGCGGCCGCCTACGTCCGCCCCGACGGCTCGGCGACCGTCTACCGCAAGCGACACCTCTGGGGCGGCGAGTCCGAGGTCGTCACGCCGGGCGACGAACTCGTCGTCGCGGACACGCCCGCGGGACGGACGGGTATTCTCACCTGCTACGACCTGAACTTCGTCGGCGACAGCGCCGCGTTGACCGACGAGCGAATCGATGCCCTGTTCATCGTCGGCGCGTGGCCCGCCGCCCACTCGACGAACTGGCGACTGCTCTGTCGCGCCCGCGCCCTCGACGGGGTGCGGTGGCTCGTCGGCGCGAACCGGACGGGAAGCGGGTCGGTTTCTGGGACGGCGGGCACGGAGTACGCGGGTCGCTCGCTCGTCGTTCGTCCCGACGGCGTCGTCGCGGCGGCGCTGAACCGCGGCGAGCGCGACCTCGTCTGGACGCTCGACCGCGACCTGCTCGCCGAACAGCGCGCGTTCGTCGGGTCGGTCGAGTAG
- a CDS encoding HEAT repeat domain-containing protein, whose protein sequence is MSDGDDDTTELSPESFDERLTEAEEALDAAETEADLDEVEATLDDIEADVEAADLPEPDDEDEEDPAEELESRLSDLRDDLESQRGPYAEDAVETLEEAKSTITDTRWTEQGEGEIVAAVETFADEFNGVLDASVSVDGDDEDALTAAVDDAIAAVEAADLDADEDAETIADLIEVADGLADGLDDAQEWDDLETREKLQVQGFYDVLGHYKDYPPELSALKEHEKRGNVEMIALAFESFQSDFMQEYCIEAFTRMNDDSAYETIEGQAKRRDKGVIKAIGKMAAEEGVEMLVDYVDTDSDPALQKVVFKALGEIGSEEATQPIANKLVTENDNVRSAAARALGLIGDTRAVEPLSDVVADDDVDSVRASAAWALRQIGTEDALEAAAGYVDDRSFLVQREAELAAEFLGDDVEAEATV, encoded by the coding sequence ATGAGTGACGGGGACGACGACACGACAGAACTCTCGCCCGAGAGCTTCGACGAGCGCCTGACCGAGGCCGAGGAGGCTCTCGATGCGGCCGAGACCGAAGCCGACCTCGACGAGGTCGAGGCCACGCTCGACGACATCGAGGCCGACGTGGAGGCCGCGGACCTGCCCGAACCGGACGACGAAGACGAAGAGGACCCCGCCGAGGAGCTCGAATCGCGCCTGTCCGACCTGCGCGACGACCTCGAATCCCAGCGCGGTCCCTACGCCGAAGACGCCGTCGAGACGCTCGAAGAAGCCAAGTCCACGATTACGGACACCCGGTGGACCGAGCAGGGTGAAGGCGAAATCGTCGCCGCGGTCGAGACGTTTGCCGACGAGTTCAACGGCGTGCTCGACGCGAGCGTCTCGGTCGACGGCGACGACGAAGACGCGCTCACCGCCGCCGTCGACGACGCCATCGCGGCCGTCGAAGCGGCCGACCTCGACGCCGACGAGGACGCAGAGACCATCGCGGACCTCATCGAAGTCGCCGACGGCCTCGCGGACGGCCTCGACGACGCTCAGGAGTGGGACGACCTCGAAACCCGCGAAAAGCTCCAAGTGCAGGGCTTCTACGACGTACTCGGCCACTACAAGGACTACCCGCCGGAGCTGTCGGCGCTGAAGGAACACGAGAAGCGCGGCAACGTCGAGATGATTGCCCTCGCGTTCGAGAGCTTCCAGTCCGACTTCATGCAGGAGTACTGCATCGAGGCGTTCACGCGGATGAACGACGACAGCGCCTACGAGACCATCGAGGGGCAGGCCAAGCGCCGCGACAAGGGCGTCATCAAGGCTATCGGGAAGATGGCCGCCGAGGAGGGCGTCGAGATGCTCGTCGACTACGTCGACACCGACAGCGACCCCGCGCTCCAGAAGGTCGTGTTCAAGGCGCTCGGCGAAATCGGCTCCGAGGAGGCGACCCAGCCCATCGCGAACAAGCTCGTCACCGAGAACGACAACGTCCGCTCGGCCGCCGCACGCGCGCTCGGCCTCATCGGCGACACCCGCGCCGTCGAACCGCTCTCGGACGTCGTCGCCGACGACGACGTGGACTCCGTCCGCGCCAGCGCCGCGTGGGCGCTCCGACAGATCGGCACGGAAGACGCGCTCGAAGCGGCCGCCGGCTACGTCGACGACCGCTCGTTCCTCGTCCAGCGCGAGGCCGAACTCGCCGCCGAGTTCCTCGGCGACGACGTTGAAGCCGAAGCGACCGTCTGA
- a CDS encoding phosphatidylserine/phosphatidylglycerophosphate/cardiolipin synthase family protein — MSRRALAAAFAVSLVVLIAVAAVVPAPIAAAPGSAHATNATNETESATTTATTAGQPASGEARIVSALPDPTTPDDRGEFVAVSAPAGTELSLSDGEDTISFAAPGGTVAVAADPDAAANLTDHPVVASGLDLANGGETVTLRVVGDDDHAAGNDVVADRLSYDRSREGALLERRDGAWSWWSRALPRRNVTTHGPANATLFVLPDSPDRPISALRSADERILLAGYVVSSARVADELVAAHERGVTVSVLVEDSPVGGFPQRSARVLDRLVAAGVSVRVVGDPHSFHHPKYAVVDDAALVMTENWKPAGTGGRKSRGWGVVARSPSVAADLAATFGTDATLPETAPWETYRVGRSFVRTESANGSYPSRIAPESVRVDRVAVIRAPDNAESAVVSRLDAADSRIDVLQPTVEADGPFVRALKRAADRGVRVRLLLGSAWYVKEENRALAERLNEWADRTGNPLSARLARPGRRFGAVHAKGVVADDTALVGSLNWNQHSARENREVVLALSDPAAAAYFREAFAADWRASGRGAESKPGLVAAAALAVVVGLAALRRLEFEE; from the coding sequence GTGTCCCGTCGCGCTCTCGCCGCCGCGTTCGCCGTCTCGCTCGTGGTCCTCATCGCGGTCGCGGCCGTCGTTCCCGCGCCGATAGCGGCCGCGCCGGGGTCGGCGCACGCGACGAACGCGACGAACGAAACCGAGTCAGCCACCACCACTGCCACCACGGCCGGCCAGCCGGCATCGGGCGAAGCGCGCATCGTCTCCGCGCTCCCCGACCCGACGACGCCCGACGACCGCGGCGAGTTCGTCGCCGTCTCCGCGCCCGCGGGAACCGAGCTCTCGCTGTCCGACGGCGAAGACACCATCTCGTTCGCTGCACCCGGCGGCACGGTCGCCGTCGCCGCCGACCCGGACGCGGCGGCGAACCTGACCGACCACCCAGTCGTCGCGTCCGGCCTCGACCTCGCGAACGGCGGCGAGACGGTCACGCTCCGCGTCGTCGGTGATGACGACCACGCGGCCGGAAACGACGTCGTCGCGGACCGGCTCAGCTACGACCGCAGCCGCGAGGGCGCGCTCCTCGAACGGCGAGACGGCGCGTGGTCGTGGTGGTCGCGGGCGCTCCCCCGCCGGAACGTCACGACCCACGGCCCCGCGAACGCGACGCTGTTCGTCCTCCCCGACTCGCCCGACCGTCCGATTTCGGCGCTCCGGTCGGCTGACGAGCGAATTCTACTCGCCGGCTACGTCGTCTCCTCCGCACGCGTCGCCGACGAACTCGTCGCCGCTCACGAGCGCGGCGTCACCGTGTCGGTGCTGGTCGAAGACAGCCCGGTCGGCGGCTTCCCGCAGCGGTCGGCGCGCGTCCTCGACCGCCTCGTCGCCGCCGGCGTGTCGGTCCGGGTCGTCGGGGACCCGCACTCGTTTCACCACCCGAAGTACGCCGTCGTCGACGACGCGGCACTCGTGATGACGGAAAACTGGAAGCCGGCCGGGACCGGCGGGCGAAAGAGCCGCGGATGGGGCGTCGTCGCGCGCTCCCCGAGCGTCGCGGCCGACCTCGCGGCCACGTTCGGAACCGACGCGACGCTCCCGGAGACCGCCCCGTGGGAGACGTACCGAGTCGGCCGGTCGTTCGTCCGCACCGAGTCGGCGAACGGTTCGTACCCCTCGCGCATCGCCCCCGAGTCGGTTCGGGTCGACCGCGTCGCCGTCATCCGCGCGCCCGACAACGCCGAATCGGCGGTCGTCTCCCGACTCGATGCCGCCGACAGCCGAATCGACGTGTTACAGCCGACCGTCGAGGCCGACGGCCCGTTCGTCCGCGCGCTCAAGCGCGCCGCCGACCGCGGCGTCCGAGTCCGACTCCTCCTCGGGAGCGCGTGGTACGTCAAGGAGGAGAACCGCGCGCTCGCCGAGCGGTTGAACGAGTGGGCCGACAGGACCGGGAACCCGCTGTCGGCCCGCCTCGCGCGCCCCGGCAGGCGGTTCGGCGCGGTTCACGCGAAGGGCGTCGTCGCCGACGACACCGCCCTCGTCGGCAGTCTCAACTGGAATCAGCACTCGGCCCGCGAGAACCGCGAAGTCGTCCTCGCGCTGTCGGACCCGGCCGCGGCGGCGTACTTCCGCGAGGCGTTCGCGGCGGACTGGCGGGCCAGCGGGCGCGGGGCGGAGTCGAAGCCGGGACTCGTCGCTGCGGCCGCCCTCGCGGTGGTCGTCGGACTCGCGGCGCTCAGGCGACTGGAGTTCGAAGAATGA
- a CDS encoding DHH family phosphoesterase encodes MSDEHAGDSGDDSGPNSDARPIVYDLAPNCTADDVETDAYYHAVVNGVVEYGIFVDVSDSVSGLIHESNLSTDYEVGDRLVVRLDSVRENGDIAFAEETPDDYRTLTVDHEPTITPISNLTVGDSVTVEGVVTQIKQTGGPTVFRIADDSGIVAAAAFEEAGVRAFPEVDLDDVVRMAGTVEDHEGTRQLEVDGLTVLDDETAADARQRIDAALDERAEPEPVEPLVEWPAFEKLRGDLEDVARLLRRTVLEGRPIRVRHHADGDGMCASVPVQLALERLITEVHDDPDAPRHLFKRLPSKAPFYEMEDVTRDLNFALEGRARHGQRLPFLLMLDNGSTEEDVPAYENLAHYDVPIAVVDHHHPDPEAVDHLLDAHVNPYLHDEDYRITTGMMCVELARMIHPDVTDELRHVPAVAGLSDRSKAEVMDNYIALAEDEGYDREQLLDVGEALDYAAHWLRYNDGASIVNDVLNVGCDDEERHRELVEFLSTRAERDVDRQLEAAEPHLEHERLDSGANLYRIDLDKWAHRFTYPAPGKTTGKLHDRKVQETGEPVITIGYGPDFAVLRSDGVRLDIPRMVAELNEEVVGGGVSGGGHLVVGSIKFVSGMREEVIDSLVEKMAEADIDEELSTTA; translated from the coding sequence ATGAGCGACGAGCACGCCGGGGATTCCGGCGACGACTCGGGTCCGAATTCGGACGCACGACCTATCGTCTACGATCTCGCACCGAACTGTACCGCTGACGACGTCGAAACCGACGCGTACTACCACGCCGTCGTCAACGGCGTCGTGGAGTACGGCATCTTCGTCGACGTCTCCGACTCCGTCTCCGGTCTCATCCACGAGTCCAACCTCTCGACCGACTACGAGGTCGGCGACCGACTGGTCGTCCGCCTCGACTCCGTCCGAGAGAACGGCGACATCGCGTTCGCCGAGGAAACGCCCGACGACTACCGCACGCTGACCGTCGACCACGAACCGACCATCACGCCTATCTCCAACCTCACAGTCGGCGACTCGGTCACGGTCGAGGGCGTCGTCACGCAGATCAAGCAGACCGGCGGCCCGACCGTCTTCCGCATCGCCGACGACTCCGGCATCGTCGCCGCCGCCGCCTTCGAAGAGGCCGGCGTCCGCGCGTTCCCCGAAGTCGACCTCGACGACGTGGTCCGCATGGCCGGCACCGTCGAAGACCACGAGGGCACCCGTCAGCTCGAAGTCGACGGCCTCACCGTCCTCGACGACGAGACCGCGGCCGACGCCCGCCAGCGTATCGACGCCGCGCTTGACGAGCGCGCCGAGCCCGAGCCGGTCGAACCGCTCGTGGAGTGGCCGGCGTTCGAGAAGCTCCGCGGCGACCTCGAAGACGTGGCGCGCCTGCTCCGCCGGACGGTCCTCGAAGGCCGCCCGATTCGCGTCCGCCACCACGCCGACGGCGACGGCATGTGTGCGTCCGTCCCGGTCCAGTTGGCCCTCGAACGGCTCATCACCGAGGTCCACGACGACCCCGACGCGCCGCGACACCTGTTCAAGCGCCTACCGAGCAAGGCCCCGTTCTACGAGATGGAGGACGTGACCCGCGACCTGAACTTCGCGCTCGAAGGTCGCGCCCGCCACGGCCAACGGCTCCCCTTCCTGCTCATGCTCGACAACGGGTCGACCGAGGAGGACGTACCCGCCTACGAGAACCTCGCGCACTACGACGTGCCCATCGCGGTCGTCGACCACCACCACCCCGACCCCGAGGCGGTCGACCACCTCCTCGACGCGCACGTCAACCCGTACCTCCACGACGAGGACTACCGCATCACGACCGGCATGATGTGCGTCGAACTCGCGCGGATGATTCACCCCGACGTGACCGACGAACTGCGTCACGTCCCCGCCGTCGCCGGGCTGTCGGACCGCTCGAAGGCGGAGGTCATGGACAACTACATCGCGCTCGCCGAGGACGAGGGCTACGACCGCGAACAGCTCCTCGACGTTGGCGAGGCGCTCGACTACGCCGCCCACTGGCTTCGCTACAACGACGGCGCGTCTATCGTCAACGACGTGCTCAACGTCGGCTGTGACGACGAGGAGCGCCACCGCGAACTCGTCGAGTTCCTCTCGACGCGCGCCGAGCGCGACGTGGACCGCCAGCTCGAGGCGGCCGAGCCGCACCTCGAACACGAGCGCCTCGACAGCGGGGCCAACCTCTACCGCATCGACCTCGACAAGTGGGCTCACCGCTTTACCTACCCCGCGCCGGGCAAGACCACGGGCAAGCTCCACGACCGCAAGGTCCAAGAGACGGGCGAGCCGGTCATCACCATCGGCTACGGTCCCGACTTCGCCGTCCTCCGCTCCGACGGCGTCCGCCTTGACATCCCGCGGATGGTCGCCGAACTGAACGAGGAAGTCGTCGGCGGCGGCGTCTCCGGTGGCGGCCACCTCGTCGTCGGCTCCATCAAGTTCGTCAGCGGCATGCGCGAGGAGGTCATCGACAGCCTCGTCGAGAAGATGGCCGAAGCCGACATCGACGAAGAGCTGTCGACGACGGCGTAA
- a CDS encoding fructosamine kinase family protein, with protein MTLDSDLVARVTSALAADAPPTATTELDGGHVGRVYRLDFDGRNPVVAKVGDTPLDVEAAMLDSLGAAGLPVPAVHHADADLLVLDYVAGTSELTPAAERDLAAHLAALHETTAPAFGFPYDTLSGPYRQPNPWTDSWVEFFRDQRLLPWAEAALDSGLPDATAERIESVAADLDALLVEPAAPRLVHGDVWGANLRIRDDRIVAFLDPACYYGNPEVELAYIDWFDAAGDDFFDAYDESRPIADGFFEVRSPVYALFPLLEHVRVFGADHVPSVEDALDELGY; from the coding sequence GTGACGCTCGATTCCGATCTCGTCGCTCGCGTGACGAGCGCGCTCGCCGCCGACGCGCCGCCGACCGCGACGACCGAACTCGACGGTGGACACGTCGGGCGCGTCTATCGCCTCGACTTCGACGGGCGCAACCCCGTCGTCGCGAAGGTGGGCGACACGCCACTCGACGTGGAGGCCGCGATGCTCGACTCGCTCGGCGCGGCCGGGCTTCCGGTTCCCGCGGTCCACCACGCCGACGCCGACCTACTCGTCCTCGACTACGTCGCGGGCACGTCCGAGTTGACCCCCGCCGCCGAGCGCGACCTCGCCGCCCACCTCGCCGCGCTCCACGAGACGACCGCGCCGGCGTTCGGCTTCCCCTACGACACGCTCTCGGGGCCGTACCGCCAGCCGAACCCGTGGACCGACTCGTGGGTCGAGTTCTTCCGCGACCAGCGCCTCCTGCCGTGGGCCGAGGCGGCGCTCGATTCGGGGCTCCCGGACGCGACAGCCGAGCGAATCGAGTCGGTCGCGGCCGACCTCGACGCCCTCCTCGTCGAACCGGCCGCCCCGCGACTCGTCCATGGCGACGTGTGGGGCGCGAACCTCCGCATCCGCGACGACCGCATCGTCGCCTTCCTCGACCCGGCGTGTTACTACGGCAACCCGGAGGTCGAACTCGCCTACATCGACTGGTTCGACGCCGCCGGCGACGATTTCTTCGACGCCTACGACGAGTCTCGACCCATCGCCGACGGCTTCTTCGAGGTGCGGTCACCCGTCTACGCGCTGTTTCCGCTCCTCGAACACGTCCGCGTCTTTGGGGCAGACCACGTCCCGTCCGTCGAAGACGCGCTGGACGAACTGGGCTACTGA
- a CDS encoding Mov34/MPN/PAD-1 family protein: MRLFRSREVVGIAADALDFALEASAETHPNEYMGLLRGEEARRVGVDRDGYVVTDVLIIPGTVSDPYSATVRNDLVPNDFRAVGSIHSHPNGVLRPSDADLDTFGSGRVHIIIGSPYGPDDWEAFDQSGEVRDLDVLDVDLPDPESFFDFTQDDIDAELDR; the protein is encoded by the coding sequence ATGCGACTCTTCCGGTCGCGGGAGGTCGTCGGCATCGCCGCCGACGCCCTCGACTTCGCGCTCGAAGCCTCTGCGGAGACGCATCCGAACGAGTACATGGGACTCCTCCGCGGCGAGGAGGCCCGCCGAGTCGGCGTCGACCGCGACGGCTACGTCGTGACGGACGTGCTCATCATCCCGGGGACCGTCTCGGACCCCTACAGCGCGACCGTCAGAAACGACCTCGTGCCGAACGACTTCCGCGCCGTCGGGTCGATTCACTCGCACCCGAACGGCGTCCTCCGCCCGAGCGACGCCGACCTCGACACCTTCGGGAGCGGCCGGGTCCACATCATCATCGGCTCGCCCTACGGCCCAGACGACTGGGAGGCGTTCGACCAGTCCGGCGAGGTCCGCGACCTCGACGTGCTCGACGTCGACCTCCCCGACCCCGAATCGTTCTTCGACTTCACGCAGGACGACATCGACGCGGAGTTGGACCGATGA
- a CDS encoding adenylyltransferase/cytidyltransferase family protein, whose translation MRRVIAQGTFDILHPGHVHYLSDAASLGDELHVIIARGENVTHKPKPILDDRQRRDMVAALDVVDEAHLGHAEDIFVPIEQIDPDVIVLGYDQHHDEDGIKAALDARGIDCEVTRATPREQRHDDELLSTGRIIDRIVERRC comes from the coding sequence ATGAGACGGGTCATCGCACAGGGCACCTTCGACATCCTCCACCCCGGCCACGTCCACTACCTCTCGGACGCCGCGTCGCTCGGCGACGAACTCCACGTCATCATCGCCCGCGGCGAGAACGTGACCCACAAGCCGAAGCCGATACTCGACGACCGCCAGCGCCGCGACATGGTCGCCGCGCTCGACGTGGTCGACGAGGCGCACCTCGGACACGCCGAGGACATCTTCGTCCCCATCGAGCAAATCGACCCCGACGTCATCGTCCTCGGCTACGACCAGCACCACGACGAGGACGGAATCAAAGCCGCCCTCGACGCCCGCGGCATCGACTGCGAGGTCACGCGCGCGACACCGCGCGAGCAACGCCACGACGACGAACTGCTCTCGACGGGTCGCATCATCGACCGCATCGTCGAGCGACGCTGCTGA
- the coxB gene encoding cytochrome c oxidase subunit II, whose translation MRKTRFALASLLATVVMALVATPAAAQASATSELINQLNGKLLYVAIPITVLVEVILLYTVIKFRNSERALPTKENRRLEITWTIATAIILLFVGVASYGVLANENVTHQGNDIAMDDDPVVVTAEAYQWGWNMYYPEEGNFSSGNEIVIPKDRPVYFQVTATDVIHGFHVPKLGLKQDAMPGSTNTIKTVAYEEGTYQGYCTEYCGVAHSQMYFTVEVVSQEEYQNWLDEQQSANSESSSSSNSTATNSTQ comes from the coding sequence ATGAGAAAGACGCGTTTCGCGCTCGCGTCCCTGCTCGCGACGGTCGTGATGGCGCTCGTTGCCACCCCCGCCGCCGCGCAGGCGTCCGCCACGTCGGAACTTATCAATCAGCTCAACGGGAAGCTGCTGTACGTCGCTATCCCGATTACCGTGCTGGTGGAGGTCATCCTCCTCTATACGGTCATCAAGTTCCGCAACAGCGAGCGCGCACTGCCGACCAAGGAGAACCGCCGGCTCGAAATCACGTGGACCATCGCGACAGCGATTATCCTGCTTTTCGTCGGCGTCGCCTCCTACGGCGTGCTGGCCAACGAGAACGTCACGCACCAGGGCAACGACATCGCTATGGACGACGACCCGGTCGTCGTCACGGCCGAGGCCTACCAGTGGGGTTGGAACATGTACTACCCCGAAGAGGGTAACTTCTCGTCGGGCAACGAGATTGTCATCCCCAAGGACCGCCCCGTCTACTTCCAGGTGACTGCAACGGACGTGATACATGGATTCCACGTCCCCAAACTCGGCCTCAAGCAGGACGCGATGCCGGGTTCGACGAACACCATCAAGACGGTCGCCTACGAGGAAGGCACCTACCAGGGCTACTGTACTGAGTACTGCGGCGTCGCCCACTCCCAGATGTACTTCACCGTCGAAGTCGTCTCGCAGGAAGAGTACCAGAACTGGCTCGACGAGCAGCAGTCGGCCAACAGCGAGTCGTCATCGTCCTCGAACTCCACCGCGACGAACTCCACGCAGTAA
- a CDS encoding heme o synthase yields the protein MATNRDSNTFHGLLAATAMGVYLLLIVGATTALTDATAACSAWPACGDGFSLPATLDGWVALGHRVAAVLVGLLTVATLVSAWRTDTSRRVRATVTASAVLYPAQAGLGAVVATVGVGPALSTLHLVLGMAIFGGLVAALAWTLEADTGDPDDAPVGTPSMSPPTDDGERPPVPTEPVARAKATVNAYFRLMKPRLMWLLCLVASAAMALAGTVSPGLTPEVIAATLGGGVLSIGASGTFNHVLERDVDRRMQRTSDRPLAVDLVPVRNAVAFGLLLTVASVALFASVNWLAAVLGLVAIAFYSVVYTLILKPNTVQNTVIGGAAGALPALIGWVAVTGDVGLGGIVLAVVIFMWTPAHFYNLALAYKDDYARGGFPMMPVVRGETETRKHILWWLGATLVSAAGLAVMDALGAVYLVTSILFGGAFLYFVVRLHYERDDTAAFRAFHASNAYLGMLLLAIVVDTLAL from the coding sequence GTGGCCACGAATCGCGATTCGAACACGTTCCACGGCCTGCTCGCCGCGACCGCGATGGGCGTCTATCTCCTGCTCATCGTCGGGGCGACGACCGCGCTCACGGACGCGACCGCCGCGTGTAGCGCGTGGCCCGCGTGCGGAGACGGCTTTTCGCTCCCCGCGACGCTCGACGGCTGGGTCGCCCTCGGCCACCGCGTCGCGGCCGTTCTCGTCGGCCTCCTCACGGTCGCCACGCTCGTCTCGGCGTGGCGGACCGACACGTCTCGCCGGGTGAGAGCCACCGTCACCGCGTCGGCGGTGCTTTACCCCGCACAGGCCGGACTCGGCGCAGTCGTCGCCACCGTCGGCGTCGGCCCCGCACTCTCGACGCTCCACTTGGTTCTCGGGATGGCTATCTTCGGCGGCCTCGTCGCCGCGCTCGCGTGGACGCTCGAAGCGGACACCGGCGACCCCGACGACGCGCCGGTCGGGACTCCGTCGATGAGCCCCCCGACCGACGACGGCGAGCGACCGCCCGTCCCGACCGAGCCTGTCGCCCGCGCGAAGGCGACGGTCAACGCGTACTTCCGGCTGATGAAGCCGCGGCTGATGTGGCTCCTCTGTCTCGTCGCGTCGGCGGCGATGGCGCTCGCCGGCACCGTCTCGCCCGGCCTCACGCCCGAGGTCATCGCGGCGACTCTCGGCGGCGGCGTCCTCTCTATCGGCGCGTCCGGAACGTTCAACCACGTCCTCGAACGCGACGTGGACCGCCGGATGCAGCGGACCAGCGACCGGCCGCTCGCGGTCGACCTCGTCCCCGTCCGCAACGCCGTCGCGTTCGGCCTGCTCCTGACGGTCGCGTCGGTGGCGCTGTTCGCGTCCGTCAACTGGCTCGCCGCCGTTCTCGGCCTCGTCGCCATCGCCTTCTACAGCGTGGTCTACACGCTCATCCTGAAGCCCAACACGGTCCAGAACACCGTCATCGGCGGCGCGGCCGGCGCGCTCCCGGCGCTCATTGGCTGGGTCGCCGTCACCGGCGACGTCGGCCTCGGCGGTATCGTCCTCGCCGTGGTCATCTTCATGTGGACGCCCGCGCACTTCTACAACCTTGCGTTGGCCTACAAGGACGACTACGCCCGCGGCGGCTTCCCGATGATGCCCGTCGTCCGCGGCGAGACCGAGACGCGAAAGCACATCCTCTGGTGGCTCGGCGCGACGCTCGTCTCGGCGGCCGGCCTCGCGGTCATGGACGCCCTCGGGGCAGTCTACCTCGTGACGAGTATCCTCTTCGGCGGCGCGTTCCTCTACTTCGTCGTGCGCCTGCACTACGAGCGCGACGACACCGCCGCGTTCCGGGCGTTCCACGCGTCGAACGCCTACCTCGGCATGCTGCTCCTCGCCATCGTCGTCGACACCCTCGCGCTCTGA
- a CDS encoding SelT/SelW/SelH family protein, producing MTEVEIEYCVPCGFLDRAEQLQHALLEQFGDRLDRVALVTGDHGVLTVTVDGERVWDKSEDEFDPDLVLRRVRPHVG from the coding sequence ATGACCGAGGTCGAAATCGAATACTGCGTCCCCTGCGGGTTCCTCGACCGAGCGGAGCAACTGCAGCACGCGCTGCTCGAACAGTTCGGCGACCGACTCGACCGCGTGGCGCTCGTCACGGGCGACCACGGCGTCCTCACCGTCACCGTCGACGGCGAGCGCGTCTGGGACAAGTCGGAAGACGAGTTCGATCCGGACCTCGTGCTCCGGCGGGTCCGCCCGCACGTCGGCTGA
- a CDS encoding metal-dependent hydrolase, whose translation MKSLEHAVVGAVAGTVAAVAVDPPGSLPLLVGGAVLVSVFVDLDHFVIARVQRGDWANLRLAVTNPRVGLLDQERVFEEFDTEFDRKRLLSHHLVGGVAVGALAFSGLGSLAAFLAVVLYVHVVCDFLRDLGIA comes from the coding sequence GTGAAGTCACTCGAACACGCCGTCGTCGGCGCAGTTGCTGGGACGGTCGCCGCGGTCGCGGTGGACCCGCCGGGGAGCCTGCCGCTTCTCGTCGGCGGCGCGGTCCTCGTGAGCGTCTTCGTCGACCTCGACCACTTCGTCATCGCCCGCGTCCAGCGCGGCGACTGGGCGAACCTGCGACTCGCGGTGACGAACCCGCGGGTCGGTCTGCTCGACCAAGAGCGGGTGTTCGAGGAGTTCGACACCGAGTTCGACCGGAAGCGCCTCCTGAGCCACCACCTCGTCGGCGGCGTCGCGGTCGGCGCGCTCGCGTTCTCGGGGCTCGGGTCGCTCGCGGCGTTCCTCGCGGTCGTACTCTACGTGCACGTCGTCTGCGACTTCTTGCGGGACCTCGGCATCGCGTGA